A section of the Macaca thibetana thibetana isolate TM-01 chromosome 10, ASM2454274v1, whole genome shotgun sequence genome encodes:
- the RABL2B gene encoding rab-like protein 2B isoform X3, whose product MARPSLWVFDVQRKVTYKNLSTWYMELREFRPEIPCIVVANKIDADINATQKSFNFAKKFSLPLYFVSAADGTNVVKLFNDAIRLAVSYKQNSQDFMDEIFQELENFKLEQEEENVPDQEQNSSIETPSEEAASPHS is encoded by the exons GTGTTTGATGTACAGAGGAAAGTCACCTATAAGAACCTGAGCACCTGGTACATGGAGCTTCGGGAGTTCAGGCCAGAGATCCCATGCATCGTGGTGGCCAATAAAATTGATG CAGACATAAACGCGACCCAAAAAAGCTTCAATTTTGCCAAGAAGTTCTCCCTGCCCCTGTATTTCGTCTCAGCTGCTGATGGTACCAATGTTGTGAAG CTCTTCAATGATGCAATTCGATTAGCTGTGTCTTACAAACAGAACTCCCAGGACTTCATGGATGAGATTTTTCAGGAGCTCGAG AACTTCAAGTTGGAACAGGAAGAGGAGAATGTGCCAGACCAGGAGCAGAACAGCAGCATCGAGACCCCATCAGAGGAGGCGGCCTCTCCCCACAGCTGA
- the RABL2B gene encoding rab-like protein 2B isoform X4, with product MARPSLWVFDVQRKVTYKNLSTWYMELREFRPEIPCIVVANKIDDINATQKSFNFAKKFSLPLYFVSAADGTNVVKLFNDAIRLAVSYKQNSQDFMDEIFQELENFKLEQEEENVPDQEQNSSIETPSEEAASPHS from the exons GTGTTTGATGTACAGAGGAAAGTCACCTATAAGAACCTGAGCACCTGGTACATGGAGCTTCGGGAGTTCAGGCCAGAGATCCCATGCATCGTGGTGGCCAATAAAATTGATG ACATAAACGCGACCCAAAAAAGCTTCAATTTTGCCAAGAAGTTCTCCCTGCCCCTGTATTTCGTCTCAGCTGCTGATGGTACCAATGTTGTGAAG CTCTTCAATGATGCAATTCGATTAGCTGTGTCTTACAAACAGAACTCCCAGGACTTCATGGATGAGATTTTTCAGGAGCTCGAG AACTTCAAGTTGGAACAGGAAGAGGAGAATGTGCCAGACCAGGAGCAGAACAGCAGCATCGAGACCCCATCAGAGGAGGCGGCCTCTCCCCACAGCTGA